The following coding sequences are from one Actinomycetes bacterium window:
- a CDS encoding DUF302 domain-containing protein: MSDPALTVRVAKPFEEVVPLVKEALKTQGFGVLTEIDMRATMQAKLGQEIEDYVILGACNPPLAFQALTADRRVGLLLPCNVVVRASDGATLVEAIDPRMMLADAAYQGMGPVADDAAGKLGAALATLV; the protein is encoded by the coding sequence ATGAGCGATCCCGCTCTCACCGTACGCGTCGCCAAGCCGTTCGAAGAGGTGGTTCCGCTCGTCAAGGAGGCGCTGAAGACGCAGGGCTTCGGCGTGCTCACCGAGATCGACATGCGGGCGACCATGCAGGCGAAGCTGGGCCAGGAGATCGAGGACTACGTCATCCTCGGCGCCTGCAACCCGCCGTTGGCGTTCCAGGCGCTCACGGCCGACCGCCGGGTCGGCCTGCTGCTCCCCTGCAACGTCGTGGTCCGCGCCAGCGACGGGGCGACCCTCGTCGAGGCCATCGACCCGCGGATGATGCTCGCGGACGCCGCCTACCAGGGGATGGGCCCGGTAGCCGACGACGCCGCCGGGAAGCTGGGCGCCGCGCTGGCCACCCTGGTCTGA